One window of Triplophysa rosa linkage group LG8, Trosa_1v2, whole genome shotgun sequence genomic DNA carries:
- the lenep gene encoding lens epithelial cell protein LEP503, which produces MHPQRPQPHAMPSSLGQNLRDAALRMGHGKNLLGGNVAYGVIQSLKECLYFLLCCWCIKEILD; this is translated from the coding sequence ATGCACCCGCAGCGCCCTCAACCCCATGCCATGCCATCCTCGCTGGGCCAAAACTTGAGAGATGCGGCCCTGAGGATGGGCCATGGCAAGAATCTGCTGGGAGGAAATGTAGCCTATGGGGTTATCCAGTCTCTCAAAGAGTGCCTGTACTTCCTGCTCTGTTGCTGGTGCATCAAAGAGATCTTGGACTAA